The Pantoea vagans genome includes a window with the following:
- a CDS encoding NAD(P)-dependent oxidoreductase → MSQQPVVAVLGLGAMGHAFAANLLKKGFVVHGWNRTRAKGEDLLSAGLQLSDSAAQAVQGADVVIAMLSDGDTTRQALREAASALKQGATVCQMGTIGVEATDGVIADLQQVRPDVLFIDAPVSGTKAPAENAQILVMASGDQSKAQAAEQVFAAIGKGTQWLGEAGASSRMKLVVNSWLIGLMQSLAESTRLAEQFGFSTDDLWKVLDGGPLAAPYAKMKLGMIASGDYTPQMHLVWALKDAKLALDAAGDSKLPALENIVDVWQQAVDAGYGEQDLAAVYQFLKL, encoded by the coding sequence ATGAGTCAGCAACCGGTTGTGGCGGTATTGGGATTAGGCGCAATGGGGCATGCATTTGCTGCCAACTTACTGAAAAAAGGGTTCGTGGTGCATGGCTGGAACCGTACGCGTGCCAAAGGCGAAGATTTACTGAGCGCCGGACTGCAACTCAGTGACAGCGCGGCGCAGGCGGTGCAGGGTGCTGACGTGGTGATTGCCATGCTGTCAGACGGTGACACCACGCGTCAGGCGCTGCGTGAGGCCGCAAGCGCACTGAAGCAGGGCGCAACGGTATGCCAGATGGGCACCATTGGGGTCGAAGCCACAGATGGGGTGATCGCCGATCTGCAACAGGTGCGCCCGGACGTGCTGTTTATTGATGCACCCGTTTCAGGCACCAAAGCACCTGCAGAAAATGCCCAGATTCTGGTGATGGCCAGCGGTGATCAAAGCAAAGCGCAGGCCGCAGAACAGGTGTTTGCCGCGATTGGCAAAGGAACACAGTGGCTGGGTGAAGCCGGTGCCAGTTCGCGTATGAAGTTGGTGGTCAACAGTTGGTTGATCGGTCTGATGCAAAGCCTGGCGGAGAGTACGCGACTGGCGGAGCAGTTTGGTTTCAGCACCGACGATCTGTGGAAGGTGTTGGATGGCGGCCCGTTGGCGGCACCGTACGCCAAAATGAAGCTGGGTATGATCGCCAGCGGTGATTACACGCCGCAGATGCATCTGGTCTGGGCATTGAAGGATGCCAAACTGGCGCTGGATGCGGCCGGTGACAGCAAACTGCCGGCACTGGAGAACATTGTGGATG